Proteins encoded within one genomic window of Ranitomeya variabilis isolate aRanVar5 chromosome 4, aRanVar5.hap1, whole genome shotgun sequence:
- the LOC143767832 gene encoding 5-hydroxytryptamine receptor 3A-like, whose protein sequence is MTLISIPMESVWFPDIQIAELVDSGKLLGNSFVYIDSTGLIKYQVALRQSFVCMFYIFFYPFDAHNCTLSFYSQLHTIEHINLSAWVASDNLRLQLQTIFYPGEWELSYMSSSYRMETDEEKEYAVLVFHIIFKRLSLYYVVNLIVPSVFLMILDIIGFYLPNESGERISFKITLLLGYSVFLIIVMDILPASSHTTPIIDIYFVVCMALLGISLAESILIFHIVSNKNSPCKVPMWVRKLVLERISKLIHRKNKHCDTEPNGEFTEAQEMSSASSDKLDKYPKSREPTAQPTGVTEASQDVLENIFKEIVTIRKYIKGKRDQESSKEWILIGHVLDKCLFWAYLLIVLAFIVSIAICWSNHMVI, encoded by the exons ATGACTCTTATATCCATTCCTATGGAGAGCGTATGGTTTCCAGATATACAGATTGCTGAACT TGTGGATTCTGGAAAATTATTAGGAaatagttttgtctacattgatagCACTGGACTCATAAAATATCAGGTGGCACTCCGACAATCATTCGTGTGCATGTTCTACATCTTCTTCTACCCGTTTGATGCTCACAATTGTACTTTGAGTTTTTACAGTCAGCTTCACACAA TTGAACATATTAATTTGTCAGCATGGGTAGCATCAGACAATTTGAGATTGCAACTGCAAACGATTTTCTATCCAGGAGAATGGGAACTTTCCTATATGTCTTCCAGTTACAGAATGGAGACTGACGAAGAAAAGGAATATGCAGTGCTGGTCTTTCAT ATTATCTTTAAGAGACTTTCACTGTACTATGTTGTGAACTTAATTGTGCCCAGCGTGTTTCTCATGATTTTGGATATCATTGGATTCTACCTCCCTAATGAGAGCGGAGAAAGGATTTCCTTCAAGATCACGCTGCTGCTTGGTTATTCTGTGTTCCTCATCATAGTTATGGACATATTACCGGCTTCATCACACACAACGCCAATAATAG ATATATATTTTGTTGTCTGCATGGCTCTGCTTGGGATCAGTTTGGCAGAAAGTATTCTCATTTTTCATATAGTGAGTAACAAAAATAGCCCCTGTAAGGTACCAATGTGGGTGAGGAAGCTGGTTTTGGAAAGGATAAGCAAGCTGATACATAGGAAGAACAAGCATTGTGATACTGAGCCCAACGGAGAGTTCACTGAAGCACAAGAGATGAGCTCTGCTAGTAGTG ATAAACTGGATAAATATCCTAAAAGCAGAGAACCCACCGCTCAGCCAACTGGAGTCACGGAAGCAAGCCAAGATGTCCTGGAGAACATCTTCAAGGAGATCGTTACAATCCGGAAGTATATTAAAGGCAAAAGAGATCAGGAATCTAGCAAGGAATGGATACTGATTGGACATGTTCTGGATAAATGTCTTTTCTGGGCGTATCTGCTAATTGTCTTAGCTTTTATTGTCAGCATAGCTATTTGCTGGTCAAATCATATGGTCATATAA